A part of Methanomassiliicoccales archaeon genomic DNA contains:
- the truA gene encoding tRNA pseudouridine(38-40) synthase TruA produces the protein MRMWRAAIKFAYEGKNFNGSQRQPGVRTVEGEVIRGLKKIGAMDDPVTARFKVASRTDAGVSALGNLVCFDTEFSRDRILHALNAVCDDVYFIACREVAPSFSPRRAKERWYRYFLADDGIDMDLLISASRLFVGRHDFRRFCKPEGRATVKTVNNIVVTKAGGLFIIDLYAREFLRNMVRRMVAAMEKAGRGTVTVADIREALEGRDISFGLADPYGLCLMDIIYDIDFKAESTEPMKRKVGEKREEALLELFFYDSLLDIGNDDK, from the coding sequence ATGCGGATGTGGCGCGCCGCCATCAAGTTCGCATATGAAGGGAAGAACTTCAACGGCTCTCAGAGGCAACCAGGGGTAAGGACGGTCGAGGGCGAGGTCATCAGGGGGCTCAAGAAGATAGGCGCTATGGACGACCCGGTCACGGCCAGGTTCAAGGTGGCGAGCAGGACCGATGCAGGTGTGAGCGCGTTGGGCAATCTTGTATGCTTTGACACAGAGTTCAGCAGGGACAGGATCCTTCATGCCCTGAACGCTGTATGCGATGACGTTTACTTCATCGCTTGCAGGGAAGTGGCACCATCATTCTCCCCTAGAAGGGCCAAGGAACGATGGTACAGGTACTTCCTTGCGGACGACGGGATCGATATGGACCTACTGATATCTGCCTCTCGGCTATTCGTCGGAAGGCACGATTTTCGACGCTTTTGCAAGCCTGAAGGCAGGGCAACGGTGAAAACAGTGAACAACATAGTCGTTACCAAGGCAGGTGGGCTGTTCATCATCGACCTATATGCCAGGGAGTTCCTCAGGAACATGGTCAGAAGGATGGTGGCGGCGATGGAAAAGGCCGGGAGGGGGACGGTCACCGTAGCGGACATCAGGGAAGCGCTCGAGGGAAGGGACATATCTTTCGGCCTTGCAGACCCATATGGCCTGTGCTTGATGGACATTATTTATGACATCGATTTCAAGGCGGAGAGCACCGAGCCTATGAAAAGAAAGGTAGGTGAGAAAAGGGAAGAGGCCCTTCTCGAATTATTTTTTTACGATTCTCTGCTAGATATCGGTAACGATGACAAATGA
- the ftsZ gene encoding cell division protein FtsZ — protein sequence MKSFITDAMSKAGPSSAPEMMSSYRSPTADDEELERILMSLKTNVKIVGCGGGGCNTINRLYEANIRDAELFALNTDAQHLLIVRANKKILLGRRSTRGLGAGALPQVGEEAAREAEEDIRKALTGADIVFVTAGLGGGTGTGSAPYVAQIAKDMGALTVAIVTSPFKAEGAIRTENFEWGLERLRGIADTVIVVPNEKLLELCPRYSLNAAFKVADEVLMRAIKGITELITKPGLVNLDFNDLRTIMKGAGVAMIGMGEGEDDDKVEQAVSEAINSPLIDVDITGASGALINVTGGEDMTVSEAEKVAEIIQSKINPNARIIWGASIDPSLENKMRVMVVVTGVKSKYVLGHKEGQAQKVMGVDFIK from the coding sequence ATGAAATCATTCATCACAGATGCGATGTCAAAGGCGGGGCCTTCTAGCGCCCCAGAGATGATGAGCAGCTATAGGAGCCCGACCGCGGACGATGAGGAGCTCGAGCGCATACTCATGAGCCTAAAGACCAATGTGAAGATCGTTGGATGTGGTGGCGGGGGATGCAACACCATAAACAGGCTTTATGAAGCGAACATCAGGGACGCGGAGCTGTTCGCGCTCAATACCGATGCACAACATCTGCTGATAGTCCGCGCCAACAAGAAGATACTGTTGGGCCGGAGGAGCACTCGTGGACTTGGTGCTGGCGCATTGCCTCAGGTAGGCGAGGAGGCCGCCCGTGAAGCTGAGGAGGACATACGCAAGGCGCTAACGGGGGCGGACATCGTCTTTGTGACGGCCGGTCTGGGAGGAGGTACTGGGACAGGGTCTGCCCCTTATGTTGCCCAGATTGCAAAGGACATGGGTGCATTGACCGTTGCAATAGTCACATCGCCGTTCAAAGCGGAAGGTGCGATAAGAACTGAGAACTTCGAGTGGGGCCTCGAAAGGTTACGCGGGATCGCTGATACGGTCATCGTTGTCCCGAACGAGAAGCTCCTAGAGCTGTGCCCCAGGTATTCCCTCAATGCGGCGTTCAAGGTCGCTGATGAGGTCCTGATGAGGGCCATCAAGGGCATCACCGAGCTCATAACCAAGCCAGGACTGGTAAACCTGGACTTCAATGACCTTAGGACGATCATGAAGGGCGCAGGGGTCGCCATGATCGGGATGGGCGAGGGCGAGGATGACGACAAGGTCGAACAGGCGGTCAGTGAAGCGATCAACTCCCCGCTCATCGACGTCGACATCACAGGAGCTAGCGGCGCCCTCATAAATGTCACCGGCGGCGAGGACATGACGGTCAGCGAGGCTGAGAAGGTCGCCGAGATAATTCAGTCCAAGATCAACCCGAACGCCAGGATCATCTGGGGGGCGTCCATCGATCCATCCCTTGAGAACAAGATGAGGGTGATGGTGGTCGTCACCGGTGTCAAATCCAAATATGTCCTTGGACATAAAGAAGGACAGGCCCAGAAGGTGATGGGGGTAGACTTCATTAAGTGA
- a CDS encoding TatD family hydrolase: protein MLDNHIHLQPKGRGVEAIKEFSKAGGTHAILSHMPYDEVFIKTSADFMRSYQITLEQMDLCNRETPVKMFCTVGPYPVLLIELAKDHGLVKAKEMMMEGMDQAAHLVEEGRAVAIGEVGRPHFPVGADMMEASNEILAYGMRLCKELGCAIVVHAESATPSSMGDLGRIADAVGLPRDKVVKHFCAPLVLPEESRGLMPSVLASKNAVQEALSKGDRFLLETDYMDDPARPGAVLGIATVPKRIKGLLLSGAEGGRLEDALWKINKDNPERTYGIDIR, encoded by the coding sequence ATCCTCGACAACCACATTCATCTTCAGCCGAAAGGAAGGGGGGTCGAGGCGATCAAAGAATTCTCAAAGGCAGGAGGCACGCACGCCATCCTGAGCCATATGCCTTATGATGAGGTCTTCATAAAGACCTCCGCCGATTTCATGAGGTCCTATCAGATAACTCTGGAACAAATGGACCTTTGCAATAGAGAGACCCCTGTGAAGATGTTCTGTACCGTCGGGCCCTATCCTGTGCTTCTTATCGAGCTTGCCAAGGATCACGGTCTGGTCAAGGCCAAGGAGATGATGATGGAGGGCATGGACCAGGCAGCCCACCTTGTCGAAGAAGGGAGGGCGGTCGCGATAGGAGAGGTAGGAAGACCTCATTTCCCGGTCGGCGCGGACATGATGGAGGCCTCCAATGAGATCCTGGCCTATGGCATGAGACTTTGTAAAGAGCTTGGATGCGCCATCGTCGTCCATGCCGAGAGCGCTACGCCGTCATCGATGGGGGACCTTGGAAGGATCGCTGATGCAGTCGGTCTTCCCAGGGATAAGGTAGTAAAACATTTTTGTGCACCTTTAGTGCTTCCAGAGGAATCGAGGGGGTTGATGCCCTCGGTGCTGGCCAGCAAGAATGCTGTCCAGGAGGCCCTTTCCAAGGGTGACCGGTTCCTTTTGGAGACCGATTACATGGACGACCCGGCCAGGCCTGGAGCTGTCCTAGGCATCGCGACCGTCCCAAAAAGGATAAAGGGACTTTTGCTCTCGGGGGCGGAAGGGGGCCGGTTAGAAGATGCCTTATGGAAGATCAATAAGGATAATCCTGAGAGGACCTATGGCATCGACATCAGGTGA
- a CDS encoding TATA-box-binding protein, translating to MAKIKIENVVASTSLGEELDLQSIALALDDAEYEPEQFPGLIYRLKDPKTATLLFRSGKVVCTGAKSLEHVKVAINKVAKQIEKAGIKIKMEPKIEVQNIVASSDLGQEINLNAIAISLGLERVEYEPEQFPGLVYRIDEPKVVVLLFGSGKLVCTGARKPQDVEAAVNKITEELKAAGLLR from the coding sequence ATGGCCAAAATCAAGATAGAGAATGTTGTGGCATCGACCTCCCTCGGGGAGGAACTAGACCTTCAGTCCATCGCGTTGGCCCTCGATGATGCTGAGTACGAGCCCGAGCAGTTCCCTGGCCTCATATACAGATTGAAGGACCCAAAGACCGCGACCCTTCTATTCCGGAGCGGTAAGGTCGTATGTACTGGGGCAAAGTCCCTCGAGCACGTAAAGGTCGCGATCAATAAGGTCGCCAAGCAGATAGAGAAAGCCGGGATCAAGATAAAGATGGAGCCAAAGATCGAGGTCCAGAACATCGTTGCATCTTCAGACCTTGGACAGGAGATCAACCTGAACGCGATCGCGATATCCCTCGGCCTTGAGCGGGTCGAATACGAGCCCGAGCAGTTCCCTGGCCTTGTCTATCGGATCGATGAGCCGAAAGTGGTGGTCCTATTGTTCGGTTCCGGGAAACTTGTCTGCACCGGCGCCAGGAAGCCCCAGGACGTGGAGGCGGCGGTCAACAAGATCACCGAGGAACTAAAAGCAGCTGGTCTGCTAAGGTGA
- a CDS encoding CDP-alcohol phosphatidyltransferase family protein, which translates to MVLDAKRDKAERFLMPAAKALRKVDPNVISLMALILAFLTGISAYYSYEHWRLLLPSTSVLVITSGYLDAVDGKVARISGKANKRGDFIDHVFDRYADIFMIGGVALSGWCDIHLGILALLGVLMTSYMGTQAQALGIGRMYGGLLGRADRIVLMFFVPMLQLSFTAITGDMTFSLLGSEISIFELMMAWFAVIGNITAVQRALYTWRALGGR; encoded by the coding sequence GTGGTACTAGATGCGAAGAGGGACAAGGCCGAGAGGTTCCTGATGCCAGCGGCAAAGGCATTGAGGAAAGTGGACCCTAACGTCATCTCACTGATGGCATTGATATTGGCATTTCTGACAGGCATCTCTGCTTATTACAGCTATGAACATTGGAGGCTGCTTCTTCCATCAACATCGGTATTGGTCATCACCAGCGGATATCTCGATGCTGTCGATGGTAAGGTCGCCAGGATATCTGGAAAGGCGAACAAGCGCGGCGACTTCATCGACCACGTGTTCGACAGGTATGCGGACATCTTCATGATAGGCGGTGTCGCATTGAGCGGGTGGTGTGACATCCATCTAGGGATCCTGGCGCTCCTCGGCGTACTGATGACCTCATACATGGGCACACAGGCCCAAGCGTTGGGCATCGGTCGTATGTACGGAGGCCTGCTGGGCCGTGCCGACCGGATAGTCCTGATGTTCTTTGTCCCAATGTTACAATTATCGTTCACTGCCATCACGGGAGATATGACGTTCTCGCTCCTGGGGTCTGAAATATCGATCTTCGAGCTGATGATGGCCTGGTTCGCGGTCATCGGGAACATCACCGCGGTCCAAAGGGCCCTTTACACATGGAGGGCGCTGGGGGGCAGGTAG
- a CDS encoding AAA family ATPase, translated as MLIALTGTPGTGKSTIASDLRERGLRVVEVSDLAKEHGMLGEMDVDRNSYNVDVGELKAAAISLRGEGVVILVGHLAHLVGPEVAIVLRCRPSVLGKRLASRGWSDRKVRENIEAEAVDAVLIESLSTAGKVYEIDTTDRPRKDIVDAVLSIINGITDKYAPGNIDWSDEVLKWY; from the coding sequence GTGCTCATCGCTCTGACAGGTACCCCCGGGACAGGGAAATCCACCATAGCCTCCGATCTTCGGGAAAGAGGTCTGCGCGTGGTAGAAGTATCAGATCTGGCAAAGGAACATGGGATGCTCGGGGAGATGGATGTAGACCGTAATAGTTATAACGTCGATGTGGGCGAGCTCAAAGCAGCCGCTATTTCATTGAGAGGTGAGGGGGTGGTCATCTTGGTTGGCCACCTAGCCCACCTGGTCGGTCCTGAAGTGGCCATTGTCCTGAGATGTAGGCCAAGCGTGCTCGGAAAGAGATTGGCATCACGTGGGTGGAGCGATAGGAAGGTCCGTGAGAACATCGAGGCAGAGGCGGTCGACGCGGTCCTTATAGAATCATTGAGCACTGCAGGAAAGGTCTATGAGATAGACACGACCGACAGACCGAGAAAGGACATCGTGGATGCCGTGTTGTCCATCATAAACGGGATAACAGACAAGTACGCGCCTGGAAATATCGACTGGAGCGACGAGGTGCTGAAGTGGTACTAG
- a CDS encoding RNA methyltransferase — translation MVSFRVVLVEPQNDGNVGAVARSMGNFGFKELCMVSPCEITDEAFKRAKHAGDILRSAKVVSSFEEAVRDCYLVVGTSGIITYGDAHFVRIPITPKEFAQKTVGLEENIALVFGREDIGLTQEQLHRCDLLVNIPAHEEYPVLNLSHAVTIILYEIFALQGKPSNTRPSTDEQKELMFKFFAEVLEAINYPKFRREKTDVMFRRMMGRAVPSRWEFYTIMGVLGGAAKKIRRLEAENERLRQTTGKK, via the coding sequence ATGGTCTCCTTCAGAGTGGTCTTGGTAGAGCCGCAGAACGACGGGAATGTGGGTGCTGTCGCAAGGTCCATGGGTAATTTCGGTTTCAAGGAGCTGTGCATGGTCTCCCCATGTGAGATAACCGATGAGGCGTTCAAGCGCGCGAAGCACGCTGGCGACATACTCAGGAGCGCGAAGGTCGTGTCGAGCTTTGAGGAGGCGGTCAGGGACTGTTACCTTGTGGTCGGGACCTCAGGGATAATCACCTATGGCGATGCCCATTTTGTAAGGATACCGATAACACCAAAGGAATTCGCACAGAAGACCGTGGGCTTGGAGGAGAACATTGCCTTGGTCTTCGGTCGGGAGGACATAGGCCTTACCCAGGAACAGCTGCATAGATGTGACCTGTTGGTCAACATCCCGGCCCATGAAGAGTATCCCGTCCTCAACCTTTCACATGCGGTCACCATAATACTCTATGAGATCTTCGCCCTCCAAGGGAAACCGAGCAACACGAGGCCTTCGACCGACGAGCAGAAGGAGCTCATGTTCAAATTCTTCGCAGAGGTCCTTGAGGCCATCAACTATCCTAAGTTCAGAAGGGAGAAGACCGACGTCATGTTCCGAAGGATGATGGGACGTGCCGTCCCGTCCAGATGGGAGTTCTATACTATCATGGGGGTGCTTGGCGGGGCGGCCAAGAAGATCAGGAGGCTCGAGGCGGAGAATGAAAGGCTCCGACAGACGACCGGGAAAAAATGA
- a CDS encoding acylphosphatase — MTSRAEVRFRGRVQGVHFREFTRRFSKRLGVTGWVKNMPDGSVEAVFEGESEAIEEVIRLLSEDHPNARVDHVDIIWLPPKNEFSTFEIH, encoded by the coding sequence ATGACTTCGAGGGCCGAGGTGAGGTTCAGGGGAAGGGTTCAGGGTGTGCATTTCCGGGAGTTCACCAGGAGGTTCTCAAAGCGGCTGGGCGTCACAGGATGGGTCAAGAACATGCCAGACGGGTCTGTGGAGGCTGTGTTCGAGGGGGAGAGCGAAGCGATCGAAGAGGTCATACGGTTATTGTCTGAGGACCACCCTAATGCCAGAGTTGACCATGTAGACATCATCTGGCTGCCCCCAAAGAATGAGTTCTCGACCTTCGAGATCCATTGA
- a CDS encoding DNA primase large subunit PriL: METQLLSRYPFLKAASELVRSSNVSLDELLTHRAYEGPRARGKQRVMDALNDLKVGLVPTSSDEGAILLEVLSYPVARVLVSCVADEFLVRRYALAEAKTMHERLETEDLDIVVEVAEDLGVTAHRDGDVLSMHFCDFLRYTSGLRGKEWKLVNHELRKGFVVLPKKKFARVLEQALAEKIGMELPLPVSDDIMEAMAKDVAEITAVVSQMRERMKEQGFGEVSITKFPPCMKKLTVMAEKGENMPHAGRFAITTFLSALGMSNDDIVKTFFSSPDFDNSMTVYQVRHITGDGMGKRYSCPECATMRTNGLCIDMDDLCRSGKVRHPLGYYRIRSMEQKRRPRPEESEQIAAQRPSGH; encoded by the coding sequence ATGGAGACCCAACTCCTGTCCCGATATCCGTTCTTGAAGGCGGCCTCCGAGCTGGTCAGGTCCAGCAATGTCTCTCTCGATGAGCTATTGACGCACAGGGCGTATGAGGGTCCAAGGGCCAGGGGAAAACAGCGGGTCATGGACGCGTTGAACGACCTGAAGGTCGGTCTTGTACCTACCTCTTCGGACGAGGGGGCGATATTGCTGGAGGTGCTCAGCTATCCCGTCGCGAGGGTCCTGGTATCTTGTGTGGCCGATGAGTTCCTCGTAAGAAGATATGCCTTGGCCGAGGCGAAGACCATGCACGAACGCCTGGAGACGGAGGATCTTGATATCGTCGTTGAGGTGGCCGAGGACCTGGGCGTCACTGCGCACAGGGATGGCGATGTGCTCAGCATGCATTTCTGTGATTTCTTGCGGTACACCTCTGGCCTCAGGGGGAAAGAATGGAAGCTGGTCAACCATGAGCTCAGGAAAGGGTTCGTGGTCCTCCCAAAGAAGAAGTTCGCAAGGGTCCTTGAGCAGGCCCTCGCTGAGAAGATCGGGATGGAGCTTCCATTGCCCGTGTCTGATGATATAATGGAGGCGATGGCCAAGGACGTCGCTGAGATCACGGCCGTCGTGTCACAGATGAGGGAGAGGATGAAGGAGCAGGGGTTCGGCGAAGTGAGCATCACCAAGTTCCCTCCCTGCATGAAAAAGCTGACGGTAATGGCCGAGAAGGGGGAGAACATGCCCCATGCCGGGCGATTCGCCATCACCACTTTCCTCAGCGCCCTGGGAATGTCGAATGATGACATCGTGAAGACCTTCTTCTCTTCTCCTGATTTCGATAATTCCATGACGGTCTACCAGGTCAGGCACATCACGGGGGATGGGATGGGTAAAAGATATTCCTGTCCAGAGTGCGCGACCATGCGAACGAACGGCCTGTGCATCGATATGGACGATCTATGCCGGAGCGGTAAGGTCAGACATCCATTGGGTTATTACAGGATAAGGTCCATGGAACAAAAAAGGAGGCCCCGTCCTGAAGAGAGCGAGCAGATAGCTGCTCAGAGACCGTCAGGGCATTGA
- a CDS encoding transcription elongation factor Spt5, producing MEFSAYAVPSVLILKTSIGHERNVADGVASKAKAAKDLGNSLGIFAILAPEKLDGYVIVEGMNTDLVRETVRGVRKSKGLVEGETKFSEIEHFLTPKPLVSGIMEGDVVELVAGPFKGEKARVQKIDESKEEITVELFEALVPIPVTVRGDHVRVLEKEK from the coding sequence ATGGAATTCTCGGCCTATGCTGTCCCTTCCGTCCTGATCCTAAAGACCTCGATAGGTCATGAGAGAAATGTTGCAGATGGCGTTGCAAGCAAGGCCAAGGCCGCGAAAGACCTTGGTAACAGCCTTGGCATATTCGCCATCTTGGCCCCTGAGAAGCTGGACGGGTATGTGATCGTTGAAGGGATGAACACAGACCTTGTTCGCGAGACGGTCCGAGGGGTACGGAAATCAAAGGGACTGGTAGAGGGAGAGACCAAGTTCAGCGAGATAGAGCACTTCCTGACGCCGAAGCCGCTGGTTTCTGGTATAATGGAGGGTGATGTCGTCGAGCTGGTGGCCGGACCGTTCAAGGGAGAGAAGGCCAGGGTCCAGAAGATCGATGAGAGTAAAGAGGAGATCACGGTGGAGCTCTTTGAGGCGCTGGTACCGATCCCAGTGACCGTCCGCGGAGACCATGTGAGGGTCCTCGAGAAGGAGAAGTGA
- a CDS encoding ribbon-helix-helix protein, CopG family, with protein sequence MSDTERITIRLPADKLQALQGLVNDGKYPTISDAIRAAIDNFIETHFTPEYIERVTVELPKGKLVELEALVKEGDSVSIDDAIRNAVREYVRMRLERAVNEMK encoded by the coding sequence ATGAGCGATACCGAGAGAATCACGATCCGCTTACCTGCTGACAAGCTGCAGGCCCTTCAGGGGCTCGTCAATGATGGCAAATATCCGACAATATCGGACGCCATACGAGCAGCCATCGACAACTTCATCGAGACCCATTTTACGCCAGAATACATCGAAAGGGTCACGGTGGAGCTCCCAAAAGGTAAACTTGTTGAGCTGGAGGCCTTGGTAAAAGAAGGTGATTCGGTATCGATCGATGACGCGATCAGGAACGCGGTCCGGGAATACGTTCGCATGCGTCTCGAAAGGGCCGTGAACGAGATGAAATGA
- the ftsZ gene encoding cell division protein FtsZ, which translates to MKSLVEEALAKDNDVPMRPEPRMQMAPPPMMDNTDAELIELLQKLRTNIKIIGVGGGGSNTVTRISEENIAGAETYAANTDAQHLLASKAQHKILLGRRSTRGLGAGAIPQMGEAAAKEADVELKKALSDANIVFVTAGMGGGTGTGAAAVVAETAKELGALTIAVVTTPFKGEGKLRFENAEWGLQRLRNAADTVIVIPNDKLLQLYPKLSLNAAFKVADDVLYRAIKGITELITKPGLVNLDFNDLKTIMKGAGVAMIGMGESDGDPADRAMEAIEMALNSPLLEVDISTATGALVNVMGGPDMTIADAQKVAEEVHKRISPNARIIWGAGVDPSLEHKIRVMVVMSGVRSSQILGRSEEAHKIKGADLDFIK; encoded by the coding sequence ATGAAATCGCTCGTAGAGGAAGCTTTGGCTAAAGATAATGATGTGCCGATGAGGCCCGAACCCAGGATGCAGATGGCCCCACCGCCGATGATGGACAACACCGATGCAGAGCTGATCGAGCTCTTGCAGAAACTAAGGACGAACATCAAGATAATCGGTGTGGGGGGCGGCGGGTCCAACACTGTCACCAGGATCTCTGAGGAGAACATCGCCGGGGCTGAGACCTACGCGGCGAACACTGACGCACAGCATCTTCTGGCATCCAAGGCACAGCATAAGATATTGCTCGGAAGGAGGAGCACCCGAGGTCTGGGTGCAGGTGCCATCCCGCAGATGGGCGAGGCTGCCGCCAAAGAGGCCGATGTAGAGCTGAAGAAGGCCTTGAGCGACGCAAATATAGTATTCGTCACTGCAGGAATGGGAGGGGGGACCGGTACCGGCGCTGCTGCGGTCGTGGCGGAGACCGCAAAGGAACTAGGGGCCCTGACGATCGCGGTCGTGACGACGCCGTTCAAGGGAGAGGGTAAGCTTCGTTTTGAGAATGCTGAGTGGGGACTACAGCGCCTCAGGAATGCTGCGGACACGGTCATCGTCATCCCGAACGATAAGCTCCTCCAGCTATATCCTAAACTTTCTCTCAATGCTGCCTTCAAGGTTGCCGATGACGTCCTTTACAGGGCCATCAAAGGCATCACCGAGCTCATAACCAAGCCTGGCCTGGTCAACCTGGACTTCAATGACCTAAAGACCATTATGAAGGGCGCAGGGGTCGCCATGATCGGGATGGGAGAGAGCGACGGGGACCCTGCGGACAGGGCCATGGAGGCCATAGAGATGGCTTTGAACTCCCCACTGCTCGAGGTCGACATATCGACCGCCACCGGTGCGCTCGTGAACGTCATGGGTGGGCCGGATATGACCATAGCAGACGCCCAGAAGGTCGCCGAAGAGGTACATAAGCGCATAAGTCCCAATGCCAGGATAATATGGGGAGCGGGCGTGGACCCATCTTTGGAACACAAGATCAGGGTCATGGTGGTGATGTCGGGTGTCAGATCGTCCCAGATCCTAGGAAGGTCAGAGGAAGCGCATAAGATCAAAGGGGCAGACCTCGACTTCATCAAGTGA
- a CDS encoding helix-turn-helix transcriptional regulator — MKNKIRMYRAMTNITQEELAKKVGVTRQRIIAIENERSDPSLKLAIRIARLFKVRVEELFTSD; from the coding sequence ATGAAAAATAAGATAAGAATGTACAGGGCGATGACGAACATAACCCAGGAAGAGCTGGCGAAAAAGGTGGGGGTCACAAGGCAACGGATAATCGCGATCGAGAATGAACGCTCCGATCCTTCTTTGAAATTGGCCATTAGGATAGCAAGGCTGTTCAAGGTCAGGGTCGAGGAATTGTTCACATCTGACTGA
- a CDS encoding protein translocase SEC61 complex subunit gamma produces the protein MDIIEKSQEVQDGIEERVRNLGKGKYGRVLKMARRPTNDEYSKIVLITGIGIVLIGLLGFAIYWIWKSVSP, from the coding sequence ATGGACATAATCGAGAAATCCCAGGAGGTCCAAGACGGGATCGAAGAGAGGGTCAGGAACCTCGGGAAGGGCAAGTATGGGCGCGTCCTGAAGATGGCGCGCAGGCCCACCAACGACGAGTATTCCAAGATCGTCCTGATAACTGGCATAGGCATAGTCCTGATTGGATTGCTAGGTTTCGCCATATATTGGATATGGAAGTCCGTCTCGCCTTGA
- the ftsZ gene encoding cell division protein FtsZ — protein sequence MGSSYGGEASDYDIHRLKILVVGCGGAGCNSIHRLNKIGIEGADTLAINTDAISLKATCAKNRLLIGAEYTKGRGAGGRVDVGETCAMNAGGIIDQTLRDVDLCFIIVGMGGGTGTGAAPIVAETAKRNGAVVISIATLPFHIEGGVRKSNALKGLRRLSESSDTLLVLDNNRLIEICGNIPFNQALGVMDQLIAELIRGIVDALTKPSLINLDFADLKTVISHGGVSTILYAENADPDGVVNDAINNPLLDIDIKGGTGALVHLSGGSTLTLRKAYKVFQGITGHLDPDANIKFGVRIEDDNESTIRLIAVITGITDIPDEPASGPEMTRDLSVLLKKYGR from the coding sequence ATGGGGTCCAGCTACGGAGGCGAAGCATCAGATTACGATATCCATCGGTTAAAGATACTCGTAGTGGGGTGCGGTGGGGCGGGTTGTAACAGCATACACAGGCTCAACAAGATAGGGATCGAAGGGGCCGACACGCTCGCAATTAACACAGACGCCATCAGCCTTAAGGCAACTTGCGCGAAGAACCGCCTTCTCATAGGTGCTGAGTACACAAAGGGGCGTGGCGCGGGTGGAAGGGTCGATGTAGGAGAGACATGCGCAATGAATGCAGGCGGGATCATCGACCAGACCCTAAGGGATGTAGACCTCTGCTTCATCATCGTCGGGATGGGCGGGGGGACCGGTACCGGCGCTGCACCGATAGTCGCTGAGACGGCCAAGCGTAACGGGGCGGTCGTGATATCGATCGCCACTTTGCCCTTCCATATCGAAGGGGGGGTAAGGAAGAGCAACGCTCTCAAGGGCCTGCGGCGTCTGAGCGAATCATCCGACACGTTACTGGTGTTGGACAATAACAGGCTCATTGAAATATGTGGGAACATCCCCTTCAATCAGGCATTAGGGGTCATGGACCAGCTCATCGCCGAACTTATTAGGGGCATAGTGGACGCGCTTACCAAACCATCGCTCATCAATCTCGATTTCGCCGACCTGAAGACGGTCATTTCCCATGGTGGGGTATCTACCATATTATATGCCGAGAACGCTGACCCTGATGGGGTCGTCAATGATGCGATCAACAATCCCCTCCTTGACATTGACATCAAAGGAGGGACGGGAGCGCTGGTCCATCTGTCAGGAGGTAGCACGCTGACCCTCAGGAAGGCCTACAAGGTCTTCCAAGGCATAACCGGACATCTTGATCCAGACGCGAACATTAAATTTGGTGTGAGGATAGAGGACGATAACGAATCGACGATCCGCCTGATAGCCGTCATCACGGGGATAACCGACATCCCTGATGAACCGGCGAGCGGCCCTGAGATGACAAGGGACCTTTCAGTATTGCTCAAGAAATATGGCCGTTAG